One Stegostoma tigrinum isolate sSteTig4 chromosome 22, sSteTig4.hap1, whole genome shotgun sequence DNA segment encodes these proteins:
- the LOC125463628 gene encoding ectonucleotide pyrophosphatase/phosphodiesterase family member 7-like isoform X1, with the protein MCSVLYLSLLLSLTHSLPIFRNGRKSHNKLLLISFDGFRWDYDEDVECPNLQNLVREGVKAKYITPAFITITSPSHFTLITGRYIETHGVIHNMWFNTTTGQKKPYYQTQSVNEYWDNGSLPIWITAQRQGLKTGSFHFPGTKSSYDGEDVFLKEVEPPFYHYSNETAWKENIDTVMQWFTSQDLDFVSLYFGEPDGAGHKHGPESNQRKDMVRQVDRTVGYLLQSIQSHGLKSKLNVIITADHGMTTVLKEPQVTEIVLKRIANFSFEDIDFELLDYGPNGMLLPKEGMIEKVYQALKGAHPHLNVYKKEDFPERLHYANNERILPIVMYGDLGYVIHGRAKFQFNKGEHGFDNSNMDMKMIFRAFGPDFKKNYLAEPFESVNIYPLMCELLNIVPEPNNGSLELTRRMLAYQEDTKYPDSTLLQAVIGLGTVVGLMVLIAVIVGTHALCKQRNKRVQG; encoded by the exons ATGTGTTCTGTCCTATACTTGAGTCTTCTGCTGTCACTAACACACAGTCTTCCTATTTTTAGGAATGGACGGAAGAGTCATAACAAGCTGCTACTTATTTCCTTTGATGGCTTTCGTTGGGATTATGACGAAGATGTTGAATGCCCAAATTTGCAAAACTTAGTCAGAGAAGgtgtaaaagcaaaatatattACACCTGCCTTTATTACAATAACCTCTCCATCTCATTTCACATTGATAACGG GTAGATATATAGAGACGCATGGCGTAATCCACAATATGTGGTTCAATACAACAACTGGACAAAAAAAACCATATTACCAGACACAGAGTGTCAACGAATATTGGGACAATGGAAGTTTACCCATCTGGATCACTGCCCAGCGACAG GGTTTAAAAACAGGCTCCTTTCACTTCCCTGGCACCAAATCCTCCTAtgatggagaagatgttttcctgAAAGAAGTGGAGCCTCCATTTTACCATTACAGCAATGAAACAGCCTGGAAAGAAAACATCGACACAGTGATGCAATGGTTCACTTCACAAGATCTGGACTTTGTTTCACTCTactttggtgaaccagatggagctGGCCACAAACATGGCCCGGAATCAAATCAGAGAAAAGACATGGTTCGGCAGGTAGACAGAACAGTAGGTTACTTATTGCAAAGTATTCAAAGCCATGGCTTGAAATCTAAACTCAATGTCATCATCACTGCTGATCATGGAATGACTACCGTGCTGAAAGAACCCCAAGTGACAGAAATTGTGCTGAAAAGAATTGCCAACTTCTCATTCGAAGACATTGATTTTGAATTACTCGATTATGGACCAAATGGCATGTTACTACCTAAAGAAGGAATGATAGAAAAGGTGTACCAAGCTCTGAAAGGTGCTCATCCTCATCTAAACGTTTATAAAAAAGAAGATTTTCCAGAAAGACTTCACTATGCTAACAACGAAAGAATTCTCCCTATTGTCATGTATGGTGACCTTGGCTACGTTATTCATGGG AGAGCCAAATTCCAGTTTAACAAAGGCGAGCATGGTTTTGATAACTCAAATATGGACATGAAAATGATTTTTCGCGCATTTGGTCCAGATTTCAAAAAGAATTATTTGGCTGAGCCATTCGAAAGTGTGAACATTTATCCACTCATGTGTGAGCTTCTCAACATCGTGCCTGAGCCAAACAATGGATCTTTGGAACTTACCAGAAGAATGTTGGCCTATCAGGAAGACACCAAAT
- the LOC125463628 gene encoding ectonucleotide pyrophosphatase/phosphodiesterase family member 7-like isoform X2, translating into MCSVLYLSLLLSLTHSLPIFRNGRKSHNKLLLISFDGFRWDYDEDVECPNLQNLVREGVKAKYITPAFITITSPSHFTLITGRYIETHGVIHNMWFNTTTGQKKPYYQTQSVNEYWDNGSLPIWITAQRQGLKTGSFHFPGTKSSYDGEDVFLKEVEPPFYHYSNETAWKENIDTVMQWFTSQDLDFVSLYFGEPDGAGHKHGPESNQRKDMVRQVDRTVGYLLQSIQSHGLKSKLNVIITADHGMTTVLKEPQVTEIVLKRIANFSFEDIDFELLDYGPNGMLLPKEGMIEKVYQALKGAHPHLNVYKKEDFPERLHYANNERILPIVMYGDLGYVIHGRAKFQFNKGEHGFDNSNMDMKMIFRAFGPDFKKNYLAEPFESVNIYPLMCELLNIVPEPNNGSLELTRRMLAYQEDTK; encoded by the exons ATGTGTTCTGTCCTATACTTGAGTCTTCTGCTGTCACTAACACACAGTCTTCCTATTTTTAGGAATGGACGGAAGAGTCATAACAAGCTGCTACTTATTTCCTTTGATGGCTTTCGTTGGGATTATGACGAAGATGTTGAATGCCCAAATTTGCAAAACTTAGTCAGAGAAGgtgtaaaagcaaaatatattACACCTGCCTTTATTACAATAACCTCTCCATCTCATTTCACATTGATAACGG GTAGATATATAGAGACGCATGGCGTAATCCACAATATGTGGTTCAATACAACAACTGGACAAAAAAAACCATATTACCAGACACAGAGTGTCAACGAATATTGGGACAATGGAAGTTTACCCATCTGGATCACTGCCCAGCGACAG GGTTTAAAAACAGGCTCCTTTCACTTCCCTGGCACCAAATCCTCCTAtgatggagaagatgttttcctgAAAGAAGTGGAGCCTCCATTTTACCATTACAGCAATGAAACAGCCTGGAAAGAAAACATCGACACAGTGATGCAATGGTTCACTTCACAAGATCTGGACTTTGTTTCACTCTactttggtgaaccagatggagctGGCCACAAACATGGCCCGGAATCAAATCAGAGAAAAGACATGGTTCGGCAGGTAGACAGAACAGTAGGTTACTTATTGCAAAGTATTCAAAGCCATGGCTTGAAATCTAAACTCAATGTCATCATCACTGCTGATCATGGAATGACTACCGTGCTGAAAGAACCCCAAGTGACAGAAATTGTGCTGAAAAGAATTGCCAACTTCTCATTCGAAGACATTGATTTTGAATTACTCGATTATGGACCAAATGGCATGTTACTACCTAAAGAAGGAATGATAGAAAAGGTGTACCAAGCTCTGAAAGGTGCTCATCCTCATCTAAACGTTTATAAAAAAGAAGATTTTCCAGAAAGACTTCACTATGCTAACAACGAAAGAATTCTCCCTATTGTCATGTATGGTGACCTTGGCTACGTTATTCATGGG AGAGCCAAATTCCAGTTTAACAAAGGCGAGCATGGTTTTGATAACTCAAATATGGACATGAAAATGATTTTTCGCGCATTTGGTCCAGATTTCAAAAAGAATTATTTGGCTGAGCCATTCGAAAGTGTGAACATTTATCCACTCATGTGTGAGCTTCTCAACATCGTGCCTGAGCCAAACAATGGATCTTTGGAACTTACCAGAAGAATGTTGGCCTATCAGGAAGACACCAAAT